CCTGGGTTTCGCCGGTGCGCAAATCGAGCCGAAACACCTGAAACCGCGCCCCTAGGTAGCCCGACTGAAACAGCGCGTAGGCATAGGGCGCCTCGGCGCAGGCAAACCGCAGGTCGAACTCGTTGGGCACGTCTACCTTCGCCTCCCGCGTCAGCTGCAAGTCGCGGTTGAAGTACAGGAAGCGGTAATCGACTTTGAACGAGCTGCTGGGCTCGTTTTCGACGAAGAGCACCACCGTGCTGTCGGGCAAGGGCACCACCTGCACGTCGCTGTAGCTGGGCTCAAGCTTGAGCTCCAGCCGTTTGGGCTGCGTAGGTGCGGGCTGGGCCCACAGGCGCAGCGGCAGCCACAGCAGCAACAACATCAAAGCGCGAGGCATAAGCGGAGGAGTAGGAGTAGGACTGGGGCGGCTTCCTTAAAAATACAACAAAGCCTGGCCAAAACACATACCCCTAGGTGGGTTAGTGCCCCAACTCCAGCAGTACGTCGAACTCGGCAGGTTGCAAGGGCATTACGGATAAACGCGATTGGCGGAGCAGGCTGATTTGCTGCAGGCGCGCATCGGCCTTGATGGCGGCTAAGGATACGGTGCGGGGCAGGCGTTGGTGCGGGCGCAGATCCACGGCTACCCACGGCGTGTTGGGCTCGGCGGTGCGGTCGGGGTAGGCGGCGCGGGCTACTTCGGCCACGCCCACTACTTCTTTGTCGGTAACGCTGTGGTACACGAGCACCAGGTCGCCGGGCTGCATTTGGGTTAAAAAGTTGCGGGCCTGGTGGTTGCGCACGCCGGTCCAGTCGGTTTGGCCGTCGCGCTCCAGGTCGGAAAAGCTATACGCCGAGGGTTCGGATTTAACAAGCCAGTAGTTCAAAGCAGGTGAAAGGAAAAAGGTGACAAGTAACACGCTGCAGGAAACCAGAGCGTGCCAGTCAAAAGTAGCACGAGCCGGGCAACCCGGCCTAGCAAAATCAGTTTCGCCCTGTCACCTGTCACCTGTCACCTGTCACCTGTCACCTGTCACCTTATTTCCTCCTCACTTTCAGCACCTCGTTTTCGAGCGACACGATTTCGAGCTCGTAGTCGGGGTCTTTTTTGTCTTCGAGGCTGATGCGCAGCGTGTTGTCGTTTACGGGCGTCCAGGTGCCTTTGCGGCCCTCAATGCCGTCGGTAGGGGCAATGTCGTACTGCGTAAACAGGCCGTTTTGCTCGAAGGCAAAGCCCGTGCGGCCGCGCGACGGCGGAAAGTTGTAGGTGTTGGGGCGGTACACGCGTACGTCGCCTTGGTCTTCTTCGTGGGCATGCAGCCAGGTGCGGTAGAGCATTTTCAGCTTAAGCTCGGCGGCGCCGGCCGAGTCGTTGCGGCAGGTGCTGGAGAGTAGCAGCACGCACAGGGAAAGAAGCAGGGCAGAGAGTCGCATAGCGGCTAACATACGTAACCTGGGTGGCTTTTGCCGTAAGCTACCTACGCGGGCCAGCGGTTTTGCGTATAGCTTTACTGCTTCAAACGATACTTGCCTTGGAAAACCGCGCCCTCATTCGCGCCTTTCGGCTGATGGCCCAGCTGCTGGAGCTGCACGACGAAAACCCCTTTAAGGTGCGCGCCTACGAAAGCGCCGCCGCTGCCCTGGAGCGCCTCGAGCAGCCCCTGGCCTCGCTCGACCCAAGCGAGTTTACCACCGTGGCGGGCCTGGGTAAAGGTGCCGCTGTGGCGGCGCAGGAGCTGTTGCGCACCGGCACCTTCCCCGAGCTGGCGCGCCTGCAGGCCGCCACACCGCCCGGCGTTATCAGCATGCTGAGCATCAAAGGCTTCGGGCCGAAAAAAATCCGGGTGCTGTGGCGCGAGCTGGGCGTCGAAACCATTGATGCCCTGCGCGAAGCCGCCGAGCAAAACCGCGTGGCTGCGCTCAAAGGCTTTGGGGCCAAAACCCAGGATGCCATTTTGCAGGCGTTGGAGTTTACGGCCCAAAGCCAGGGCAAGCTGCTCATCAGCCAGGGCCAGGCCCTAGGTGCCCAGCTGGTGGCGCTGCTGCAGGAGGCCGTGCGCACCGAGCAAGTAGCCGTGGCCGGCGAGGTGCGCCGCGCCCTGCCGGTGGTTGAAACCGTGCGGGTAGTGGTGGGCACCAACCAGGCCTGGGCCGTGCACGAGGCCCTAGGTGCCGTGGAGGGCTTAGCGGCCGATGAGGCCAACTCGGGCCCGTTTGTGTGGCGCGGCACGGCGCAGGAGTCGGGCGTGAAGGTGGAGGTGCAGATTGCTACCCCCGAGAATTACACCAACTGCCTGTTTCTGCAAACTGGCTCCGATGCTCACCTCACGGCGCCCCTAGGTGCCAAAGCACCGGCGGCCACGCTGCGCCAGCTGGTGCGCCAAACCAAGTTTTTTAGCGAAGCGGCCATTTACGAAAAGGCTGGCCTGCAGTACATCGAGCCCGAAATGCGCGAAGGCGCCGGCGAGATTGAAGAGGCCGCCGCGCACAAGCTGCCCACGCTGCTCACCGAGGCCGATTTGCGCGGCTCTTTGCACAACCACAGCACCTACTCCGACGGCGCCCACTCCTTGCGCCAGATGGCCGAGTTCCTGCGCGACAACGGCTACCAGTACCTCGGCATCTGCGACCATTCGCGCGCCGCGCACTACGCCAACGGCCTCAGCATCGAGCGGGTGGAGCAGCAGCACCAGGAGATTGAGCGCCTCAACCGCGAGCTGGCGCCCTTCCGCATCTTTAAAGGCATCGAGTCGGACATCCTGTCCGATGGCTCGCTCGATTACCCCGACGACGTGCTGGCTTCCTTCGACTTTGTGGTGGCCTCGGTGCACTCGGGGCTGAAGATGGACAAGGAGCGCGCCACCGAGCGCCTGCTGCGCGCCATTGCCAACCCGTACTGCACCATGCTGGGCCACCCCACGGGCCGCCTGCTGCTGCGCCGCGAAGGCTACCCGCTCGATTACGAAGCCATCATCGACGCCTGCGCCGAGCACAACGTGGCCATCGAAATCAACTCCAACCCCTGGCGCCTCGACCTCGACTGGCACTGGGTGCGCTACGCCCTAGGTAAAGGTGTGCGCCTGAGCATCAACCCCGATGCCCACCACACCGATGGCTACGCCGACATGCAATACGGCGTGCAGCAGGGCCGCAAGGGCGGCCTCACGGCGGCCATGACGCTGAATGCCCTGACGGTAGACGAGCTGGCCGCCTATTTCGAGCAGCGCCGCGCGCAGGCCGTTAAGTTTTCAAGCCCCAAACCCGCCGCCCGGAAACCTGCCGACTTCGGCCCGCTGTTCGGCTAAGTAGCGCCGAGTAGCACTCGGCGCTGGCGCTGCGGGCGCCAATTTGGGGCCGCGCCGTGTGGCTTGAATTGCGCAGCCCCGCATGGTCGGCTTTGCCGCCCGCGCCGAGTAGCACTCAGCGCTACGCGCGGGCGGCTACTTACCAACTCCATTAATTATCCGGCAGTGAAGATTTTAGTCCTGCGCTTTTCCTCCATCGGCGACATTGTGCTGACCACGCCCGTGGTGCGCTGCCTGAAGCAGCAAGTGCCCGGGGCGCAGGTGCATTACTGCACCAAACCCGCGTACCGGGGCATGCTCGAGGCCAACCCCTACGTGGATAAAGTGCATTGCCTTACCGGCTCGCTCCGGGAGCTGGTGCGCGAGCTGCAGCAGGAGCAGTTCGATTTCATCGTCGATCTGCACAACAACCTGCGCACCTTCCTGATTAAGCTGCAGCTGGGCCGGCCGAGCGCCAGCTTCAACAAGCTCAACTTCCGGAAGTGGCTGCGCGTGAACCTGAAGTGGGATGTGCTGCCGCGCGTGCACATTGTGCAGCGCTACCTAGGGGCCGCCGCGCCCTTGGGCGTGCACGACGATGGCTGCGGCCTCGACTATTTCATTCCGGCCGATCAGCGCGTTGATGTGGAGCAAACCCTGCCCGCCGATTTCCACAACGGTTACGTAGCGTTTGCTATTGGTGCCCAGCACGCCACCAAGCGCCTGCCCGTGGAGCGCATCATTGAGCTGTGCGGCCAACTGCGCCGCCCCGTGGTGCTCCTGGGTGGCCCCGAAGACGAAAGCACCGGGCACGTGGTAGAGCTGCACTTCGAGCAGCACCCGCCCGGGGAGCAGGCCCAGGCACTGCCGCGCAGCATTCCGGCGTCGCCTTACTACTTCGATAAAACCGCCTTGCCGCCTTCGCGCACCAGCATTTACAATGCCTGCGGCCGGTTTTCGCTGCACCAGTCGGCTTCGTTGCTGAAGCAGGCGCAGCTCGTAATCAGCCACGATACCGGCCTGATGCACATTGCCGCCGCTTTCCGGAAGGAGATTTTCAGCGTGTGGGGCAATACCGTGCCCGAGTTTGGCATGTACCCCTACCGCACCGAGTTTAAGGTGCTGGAAGTGGAAGGGCTGGCTTGCCGGCCGTGCTCCAAAATCGGGTACGAAAAGTGCCCGCAAGGCCATTTTCGCTGCATGCGCGACATCCGGTTCGATTTGGACCTGCCACCCGCGCGCGACGCCCGTTAAGCTTTAGCCGCAGAGTCAAAGCCCACCCAGGTAGCCTGGGTGGGCTTTTTTGTGCCGGGTGGCAGCAGGTTTGTCGCTGGCAACGTAGTTAGGCAAGCAACGCCTCGCCCAAACGTGTTGCCCAACCCGTTGCCGCATAATGACTGAAACCACACCCGCTACCAACCAACCGCAGCCCACCGACCACACCGTGCTGGTGCGCGTAGGCGCCGATGCGCTGCTTGCCGATGTACAAGCCGGTCGCCATACCTTCATCATCGACGAGCCCGTAGCCATTGGCGGCCACGACCGCGGCCCCACGCCCTACGATATGCTGCTTTCGGCCCTGGGCGCCTGCACTGCCATTACGCTGCGCCTGTATGCCAACCAAAAGCAGTGGCCGCTCGAAGCCGTAGAGGTGCGCCTTTCGCACGGGCGCGTGCACAAGCTCGATTGCGAACAATGCGAACAGGAGGCCGGCGGAATGCTGGAGGTGGTACGCAAGGAGTTGCGCCTGCTGGGCCCTTTAACCGCCGAGCAACGCCAGCGACTGGAGGCAATTTCGGCCAAGTGCCCCGTGCAGAAAACCCTCGGCAAAAGCATGCGCATCGAAACCACCCTGGTGCCGGCCGACGCTTGGGTGTAGCCCTAGGTAAGCTGCCGGACAAAGCCGCAGAGGAGCAGCTATTGAATTATCGGGGCAGCAGTTTCCTGCTTAAGCCGCGCTTATACGAGCGCCCTTGGAAATTTCCGCGCCTATGCACCTAAGCACAAAACGGTAGCCATTCTGTCGGCTAGGCGGTGTTCTCAATTAACCAGCGGGCAAGGATGCCGTAGCAGGTTAATTTGAGGCTATGAACGCAGACCGCACCTTGTTGAGTGATGCCGAGTGGGCCCTGTTGGCCCCGTTGCTGCCGGGCCGGGTGGGCACGCGCGGGGTGACAGCCGCGGACAACCGGCGCTTCGTGGAGGCCGTGCTTTGGGTAGGCCGCACCGGGCTGCCCTGGCGCGATTTGCCGCCGCACCTGGGCCAGTGGCACCGGGTGTTCGTGCGCTTCGCGCGCTGGCGGCAGGGCGGCGTGTGGGCGCGGGTCTTGGCCACCTTGCAAGCCCGGGGCCGCGCCGTGGCCAGCCCGCGCAGCCGGCAGGTGCAAGTGGACTCGACCACGGTGCGGGCGCACCAGCACGCGGCCGGAGCGCGCAAAAAACGGCCCGCAGGCGCTGGGGCGTAGCCGCGGCGGCTTCTCCACCAAGCTGCATTTGGCCGGCGACGCCGGCGGCTACCCGCTGGGCTTCGTCCTGACGGCCGGCCAGGCCGGCGACGCGCCGCAAGCCGCCGCCCTGCTGGCCCCGCACCTGGCGCCGGGCCGCCTCGTGCTGGCCGACGCGGCCTACGACGCCGACGCGCTGCGCGCCCAAATCAGCACTTCCGGCGCCGTAGCCGTGATTCCGCCCACGCCCAACCGCCGTCAGCCCCCGCCGCTGGACCGCGCCGCCTACCGCGACCGAAACCAAATCGAGCGCCTTGTCAACCGCCTTAAGCAGCACCGCCGCATCGCCACCCGCTACGACAAACGCGCCGACAGCTACCTCGCCTTTGTCTACGCCAGAGCCATGTTGATGTGGCTTAAATGAGAACACGGCCTAGCGCAACCATGCAGCTACGCCCCAACGAGGCAAAGTACATAAGCGCCGACAACACCGCGATATAGAGCAGAAAGGTGGCGTTGGTTTTCAAGGTGAAATTTACTCGTGCTTACTGCGCCGCAGCCAGCAGTGCGGCCACACCGTGGAGTTTCAGGATGTAACGCAAACCAACGCGTTGCTGGCTAAGCAAAGCATCAACTAAGCAGCGGCCGTGTTGCTGTTAGCCGTACCCAAAGTAAGCAGCGCTGCAACAGCAACAATGCTAAGCGAAACGCCTTCTAGGGCTTGTAGAGCGGGGTTTTTACGGCACCTTTGCGGCGCATTTTCGCAGGCCCATTGTGGGCAACACATTTATGCCGATTACCTCCATTGCTTTCGCGGAGCTGCCCGCCGCTATGCAAACCACCCTAGGGCAACTGGCACACGCCGAGTTCGGGCACGTGCCTATTGTGCAACAGTACCAGTGGGCCACGCCCGATTGGTCGATGCTGTTGCACGACGACCAAGGCCAGCTGCTGGCCTTCTACAACCTGGTGCTGCGCACCGCCACCTTCGATGGGCACCCCGTGCGGTTAGCGGGCCTCAACAACGTAATTACGCCGCCCGCTTTTCGCGGCCGTGGCTTTGCCAAGCAACTGCTGCTGGCCACCGAGCCGCAGTGGTGGGAGCCGCTGGGCGCTCAACACGGTCTGCTGGTGTGCGCCGATCACATGCTGCCGTATTACCGCAAGCTGGGCTGGTACTCAGTTGAGGCCGCTCTGTACTTCAGCCAGCCCGATGGGCAGCGCCACCGCTTCGAGTCGAACGTGATGCTGCGCAGCCCCAGTGCCCTGCAAGTGAATCCCGCCGAAATCGACCTAGGCGGTTTGCCCTGGTAGTTGGCAGGCATAACCACCCGTCAACAAAAAAGCCCGGCTGCCACTGGCAGCCGGGCTTTTTGTTGACCTAGGACGGGTGCTGGTTTAGCCCAACTGCCCGAAGCCGCAGTAGCGGTGCAGCACCTCGGGCAGGCGAATGGTGCCGTCGGCTTGCTGGTTGTTCTCGAGCAACGCGGCCACGATGCGCGGCAGGGCCAAGGCCGAGCCGTTGAGCGTGTGCAGCAGCTGCGTTTTGTTGTTTTCGTCGCGGTAACGCAGCTTCAGGCGGTTGGCCTGGTAGGTTTCGAAGTTCGAGCACGACGATACCTCCAGCCAGCGCTGCTGTGCCGCCGACCACACCTCCAGGTCGTAGGTAAGGGCCGAAGTGAAGCCCATGTCACCGCCGCACAGGCGCAGCACGCGGTAGGGCAGCTCCAGCTTCTGCAGCAGCTGCTCGATGTGACCCAGCATGCGCTCCAGCGTTTGGTAAGAGCGCTCCGGCAGGTCGATTTCCACAATCTCAACCTTATCGAACTGGTGCAGGCGGTTGAGGCCGCGCACGTGCGCGCCCCACGAGCCCGCCTCGCGGCGGAAGCAGGGCGTGTAGCCGGCGTTGCGGATCGGCAGGCGCTCCGCCGCGATGATTTCGTCGCGGTAGAGGTTGGTGATGGGCACCTCCGCCGTCGGAATCAGGTACAGGTCGTCGGCGGTGGCGTGGTACATCTGGCCCTCCTTGTCGGGCAGTTGGCCCGTGCCGTAGCCCGAAGCCTCGTTGATGAGGATGGGCGGCTGCATTTCAGTGTAGCCTGCGGCCATGGCTTCATCCAGGAAGAAGTTGATGAGTGCACGCTGCAGGCGGGCGCCCTGGCCTTTGTACACCGGGAAACCGGCGCCCGTAATCTTATTGCCCAGCTCAAAATCGATGATGTCGAGCTTCTTGATCAAATCCCAGTGGGGGAGGGCGGTGCCGGGCAGCTCGGGTTTGTTGCCTACTTCGCGCACCACCTCGTTGTCGTCGGCCGAGCGGCCGGCCGGCACGCTCGCGTGCGGCACGTTCGGAATGCGGTACAGCGCGTCCTGCAGCTCCTTCTCCACGCCGGTTAGCTCCTCGGCGGCCGATTTGGTTTGTTGCTTCAGGGCAGCGGTGCGGCTTTTCAGCTCCTCGGCCCCGGCTTTGTCGCCGCCCTTCATCAGCGCGCCGATTTGCTGGGCCAGCTTGTTGGCTTCGGCCTGCGCGGCGTCGTGCTCGGTTTGCAGCTGGCGGCGGCGCTGATCCAGCTCCAGCACGCGCTGCAACTCGGCCTCGGCGTTGGGGAAATTCCTTTTGGTGAGCCCGGCCAATACCCGGTCGGTTTGTTCTTTCAGGACGGAAACTTGCAGCATACTTCGGCGACAATACGCGTGGAAACGCGGCAAAAGTAGCGGTTTTCGGCCGCTGCCGGCAGCTCTTTTGTTGGGCTGCTGAGCGCCGGCACCTAAGGAAGAGCCAATCGCAGCCCGTCCGGAACTAAGCCAATCTGCGAAAAGTTAAATTCTCGAGCACGGTTTATAAAATCGATGCATCCTATTGGCCCTTTTGGCCGTATTGCGTAACATTGCGAAAGCAAGCCGGCGTGTGATGCCGGGCCCAGCCCTAGGTGGTTTCCGGCCCGATTGGTTCCAGCGCCCAGAGTCTCCAGCTTTTCTGACATCCTGCCCGCGCTTTTGCGCTGCTTATCTGTAGGGTTTGTGCCGTGGCAGCTCGCCAAAGGGCCGCGGCGGCATTTGCCGGGCATCTCCACCCCGATTTCTCTCCCTCCCGTACCCATTTATGTACACTATTGACGAGCTCAAGGACCGGTTGTTGTCCGAGCTGAAGGAAATAGCCGAATCCCTTAACGTGGGCAATTTCCGCCGCCTGAGCAAGCAGGACCTTATCTACAAGATTCTGGATCAGCAAGCTATAACGCCGCCCGATAAAATGCCCACTAAACGGGCTCCGTTGGCCGAAACCGTTGAGGCCGCTCCAGCCGCGAATGGCGCTGTTGCGCCTGCCGTAGCCGCCCCTGCGGGCCGCCCCGAGCGCCGTGGTGGCCGCAACGCCGCTCCGGCCCCTGCCCCGGTGGTGGCCGAAGCGCCCGTAGCCGAGGCTGCCGGGGCCGAAGCACCCGTTGCTGAGGCCCCGGCTGTTGAGGTATCGGTGGGCAACGGCCGCGCCGCACGCGGCAACCAGCGCGGTGGCCGCGGCCGCCGCAACGACCAGCCGGTAGCTGCTGCCGCCCCCGACGAAGAGGGCAACGCTCCGGCCGCTCCGCTGCCGCCGGTAGAGGCGCCGGCCATTAACGAGCCGGTAATCACCCAGCCGATTCCCGAAATTCAGCAGCCTGCCGAGGCGCCCGCCCCGCGCCCCGCCGAGGAGCAGCCCCGCGAGCAGCGCCCCGTGCGCTTTGTGGTGCCGCAACCCGGCCGCGAGCCGCGCGAAATTCGCCCGGCCGATTACCGCCGCGATGCGCCGCGCCCCAACCGCAACGACCCCCGCGAGCCGCGCCCCGCACCGCAGGGCACGCCCGAGCAGGCACCGCAAGCACCGCGCCCCCTAGGTGAGCAGCCGCGTCCGCTCAACGGGCAGGCCCAGCCGCCGCGCGACGAACGCGACGTGCGCGAACCGCGGGAGCCCCGCGAAATGCGTGATGGCCGCGAGGGGCGCGAACCGCGCGACCGTGACCAGCGCCGCGAAGACCGCTTTAACCGCGAAGGCCGCGAAGGCCGCCAACCGCAGCAAGGCCAGCGCCCTGCTGGCGAGCAGCCCCAGCAGCGCCAGCCGCAGCTGCCCCGCGTCGAATCGTTGGATATTACCATTCCGAGCGAAGGTGCTCTGGAGATGATGCCCGACGGTGGCTATGGCTTCCTTCGTTCGCCGTACTACAATTACCTGGCCTCGCCCGACGACATTTACGTGTCGCCGCAGCAGGTGAAGCAGTACTCGCTGAAAGCAGGCGACACTGTGAAGTGCACCGTGCGCCCGCCCAAAGAAGGCGAAAAGTACTATGCACTGGTAACGGTGGAAAGCGTAAACGGCCGCTCGGTGGAAGACGTGCGCGACCGGATTTCCTTCTCGCACCTTACGCCGCTGTTTGCCGAGGAACGCCTCAAGCTGAGCACTTCGCCTTCGCAGTACAGCACCCGTATTTTGGATTTGTTTGCCCCCATCGGCAAAGGCCAACGCGGCCTGATTGTGGCGCAGCCCAAAGTGGGTAAAACCGTACTGCTGCAGGAAATTGCCAACTCTATTGCCGAGAACCACCCCGAGGTGTACCTGATGATTTTGCTCATCGACGAACGCCCCGAGGAAGTAACCGAGATGCAGCGCACGGTGAAAGCCGAAGTGCTCAGCTCGACCTTCGACGAAACAGCCGACCGCCACGTGAAAATCGCCGGCATGGCTCTCGACAAGGCCAAGCGCCTCGTCGAGTGCGGCCACGATGTCGTAATCCTGCTCGACTCGATTACGCGCCTGGCCCGCGCCTACAACACGGTGCAGCCTTCGTCGAGCCGCATCCTGTCGGGTGGTATCGATGCTGGCGCTCTGCAGAAGCCCAAGCGCTTCTTTGGTGCTGCTCGCAACGTGGAAAACGGCGGTTCGCTCACCATCATTGCCACGGCCCTGACGGACACCGGCTCGAAGATGGATGAAGTAATCTTCGAAGAGTTCAAGGGTACCGGCAACATGGAGCTCCAGCTCGACCGCAAGCTGGCCAACAAGCGCATCTTCCCGGCCATAGACGTGCCGGCTTCGGGCACCCGCCGCGAAGACCTGCTGATGGGCAAGGAAGAGCTCAGCCGCGTGTGGGTTCTGCGCAAGTTCATGTCCGACATGACCTCGACCGAGGCCATGGAGTTCCTGAAGGACCGCATGAAAGGCACCCGCGACAACATGGAGTTCTTGGTGTCGATGAACGGCTAAACATCGTTCATCAAGCCCAACAAAAAAGCCCCGCCGTGCTGGCGGGGCTTTTTTGTTGGGCCTTAACCTAGGGCAGGTTAGTCCTGCTTGAAGAACTTCTGCACTGAACGCTGACCACCGGTGCTGACTTCGAAGAAGTACACGCCGGCGCGCAGCGAGGAAACATCAACCGACGAGCTGGCCTGAGCCGAACCTTTCTTCATCAGCTGGCCTACCGAGTTCACGATGCGCCACTGCAGCTCGCCGCCGGCATACTCAAATCCGAGTTGGCTGGTGGCGGGGTTCGGCGTTAGGTACACCTGCTGGGTGTTGTTACGAACTACCACCACTTGCGAGTAGGTAGCAGTGCCGTCGAAGTCAACCTGGCGCAGGCGGTAGTAGCTGGTGCCGGTTAGCGGCTTTGCATCGGTAGCGGTGTAGCTAGAGGCAGTGGTAGTGTTGCCCTTGCCGCGTACCGTTGCAACCAGGGCGAACTGGCTGCCATCGGCGCTGCGCTCAACTTCGAAACGGTCGTTGTTTTTTTCTTGTGCGGTGGCCCAAGAGAGCAACACCCGATTGGTTTGGCGAGTACCCGAAAATGAAGTCAGCTCTACTGGCAAAGTCAAACTGCTGGTAGCAATAAAATCATCAATAGCCCAAATTTCGTTGTTTTCGTTGTTAAATGTAGTAATACGAATAATTACGTCAGCAAAACCGTTGACCGGAATACCCGTAATTGATACTCGGACTGTAGCAAAGCCCGTAGTTGTTTGGTCTTGCGGCGCCACAAATTCCGTGGCGGTAGTAGGAGGGGCTGTTACGTTGAAAGTAGTTGCTGCAATCCCGGTGGCATCGTAGTTCCAGGCCGATTCGGCTGGCTGCCCGTTATTTCGTGCTAGGCCACCTGTCACCTGCAATACCGGGGCAAATGAACTCCCGTTGTTGGTACTGATTTCAACCAGAACGTAATCACCACGGTCTAGGCCTTGGTTAGGTTGGGTAGCCAGCGCAGCCAAACGGAATTCAAACGCGTTACCTGTAGCATTGCCCCGGTAACGCAAATTTTGAAAAGTAAGTTGTTGGGTTAGCGGTTGCCCGCTTGTGTTGAGAGCTGCCCAAGCGCTACTGCCGGAGCGGTGGTAAGGAGTGTTGCGGGGAGTGCCATTTTGCGGGGTGGACGTGTTAGTTGCTATCGTAACCCCTACTGAAGTATATGGCAATTCAGTAGTGCTCGATTCAAATCCTTGCGTGGCTTGGGTTTGTGCAAGAGCTGACGAGCCTGTAAGTATAGCTATGCCGAGTATACTCGTAGCAACTTTCATAGCCTTGAATGTGTATAAATGAGACATGTGCAAAAGGTGTAAGGGGTTCATTCAGATCTAAAGTTATTTGAATAATCAAAAAAACATGCACTTTATTTTTATATATAAGGTTCGAGAATTGTATTTTGATGATATGCAACTATATGGAATCTATTTAAATATTGTGTGATATTGTACAAAAACGCGTATGTACTTTCTAAATTTTGATTCACAGAGGTCGAAATCCTAAGTGGTATTAACGCCAAGGCGACGTCTACAGCTATGGAAGCTGATTTTGGGTAAGTTGTTCTAGCCGTTCAACTTTGCACCATGCAACAGAACCAACTGCCCAATACCCAACTCCTTTACATCTTCGACCCGCTTTGCGGCTGGTGCTACGGCATGAGCCCCGTGGTGAAGCGCTTGGCCGAAGAGTACGCCGAACGAGTGCCTTTCACGGCGCTAAGCGGGGGTATGGTGGTGGGAGAGGATGTGGAGCCCATCGGCAAAAGTTGGAGCTACATCAGCCAAGCTCTTGAGCAGGTGGAGCGGGTAACGGGTGTAGAGTTCGGCAACGCTTTCCGCGAGTTGGGCGCAGAAGGCAGCTACATGAACAACTCGGAGCCGCCCAGCCGCGCCCTTATGGCCTTTAAACAGCTCGATCCTTTGAACCGCGAAGTGGCCTTTGCTCACGACATCCAGCATGCCCACTTTGCCGAGGGCCGCGACCTGAACGCCCCGGAAACCTACGAGCAACTGGCCCGGGCCTACAGCCTCGATGCAGCCGAGTTCAGGCGGTGGTGGGAAAGCGACGCCACCCGCGAGGCCACGCGGCACGAGTTTGATATGGTGCGCCAGTTGGGCGTGCAAGGCTTCCCGACGCTGGTGTTGGTACACGGGCATCAAGGCTATGTGCTCACGCGCGGCTACCAACCCTACGAGGATCTTAAAGCTGGCCTGGAGCAGTTGCTAGGCGAGCTAACGCAGCAATAGGCCGCATCACTCCCGACCCCGCCGCGGGCCCTAGGCACCTAGGGCCCGCGGCGGGGTCGGGAGCTAAAAGCGGGGCCTAACCACCAAACGATGCGTAGCG
The sequence above is drawn from the Hymenobacter sp. YIM 151858-1 genome and encodes:
- the polX gene encoding DNA polymerase/3'-5' exonuclease PolX; this encodes MENRALIRAFRLMAQLLELHDENPFKVRAYESAAAALERLEQPLASLDPSEFTTVAGLGKGAAVAAQELLRTGTFPELARLQAATPPGVISMLSIKGFGPKKIRVLWRELGVETIDALREAAEQNRVAALKGFGAKTQDAILQALEFTAQSQGKLLISQGQALGAQLVALLQEAVRTEQVAVAGEVRRALPVVETVRVVVGTNQAWAVHEALGAVEGLAADEANSGPFVWRGTAQESGVKVEVQIATPENYTNCLFLQTGSDAHLTAPLGAKAPAATLRQLVRQTKFFSEAAIYEKAGLQYIEPEMREGAGEIEEAAAHKLPTLLTEADLRGSLHNHSTYSDGAHSLRQMAEFLRDNGYQYLGICDHSRAAHYANGLSIERVEQQHQEIERLNRELAPFRIFKGIESDILSDGSLDYPDDVLASFDFVVASVHSGLKMDKERATERLLRAIANPYCTMLGHPTGRLLLRREGYPLDYEAIIDACAEHNVAIEINSNPWRLDLDWHWVRYALGKGVRLSINPDAHHTDGYADMQYGVQQGRKGGLTAAMTLNALTVDELAAYFEQRRAQAVKFSSPKPAARKPADFGPLFG
- a CDS encoding GNAT family N-acetyltransferase codes for the protein MPITSIAFAELPAAMQTTLGQLAHAEFGHVPIVQQYQWATPDWSMLLHDDQGQLLAFYNLVLRTATFDGHPVRLAGLNNVITPPAFRGRGFAKQLLLATEPQWWEPLGAQHGLLVCADHMLPYYRKLGWYSVEAALYFSQPDGQRHRFESNVMLRSPSALQVNPAEIDLGGLPW
- a CDS encoding OsmC family protein — protein: MTETTPATNQPQPTDHTVLVRVGADALLADVQAGRHTFIIDEPVAIGGHDRGPTPYDMLLSALGACTAITLRLYANQKQWPLEAVEVRLSHGRVHKLDCEQCEQEAGGMLEVVRKELRLLGPLTAEQRQRLEAISAKCPVQKTLGKSMRIETTLVPADAWV
- a CDS encoding EVE domain-containing protein; this encodes MNYWLVKSEPSAYSFSDLERDGQTDWTGVRNHQARNFLTQMQPGDLVLVYHSVTDKEVVGVAEVARAAYPDRTAEPNTPWVAVDLRPHQRLPRTVSLAAIKADARLQQISLLRQSRLSVMPLQPAEFDVLLELGH
- the serS gene encoding serine--tRNA ligase, translating into MLQVSVLKEQTDRVLAGLTKRNFPNAEAELQRVLELDQRRRQLQTEHDAAQAEANKLAQQIGALMKGGDKAGAEELKSRTAALKQQTKSAAEELTGVEKELQDALYRIPNVPHASVPAGRSADDNEVVREVGNKPELPGTALPHWDLIKKLDIIDFELGNKITGAGFPVYKGQGARLQRALINFFLDEAMAAGYTEMQPPILINEASGYGTGQLPDKEGQMYHATADDLYLIPTAEVPITNLYRDEIIAAERLPIRNAGYTPCFRREAGSWGAHVRGLNRLHQFDKVEIVEIDLPERSYQTLERMLGHIEQLLQKLELPYRVLRLCGGDMGFTSALTYDLEVWSAAQQRWLEVSSCSNFETYQANRLKLRYRDENNKTQLLHTLNGSALALPRIVAALLENNQQADGTIRLPEVLHRYCGFGQLG
- a CDS encoding glycosyltransferase family 9 protein gives rise to the protein MKILVLRFSSIGDIVLTTPVVRCLKQQVPGAQVHYCTKPAYRGMLEANPYVDKVHCLTGSLRELVRELQQEQFDFIVDLHNNLRTFLIKLQLGRPSASFNKLNFRKWLRVNLKWDVLPRVHIVQRYLGAAAPLGVHDDGCGLDYFIPADQRVDVEQTLPADFHNGYVAFAIGAQHATKRLPVERIIELCGQLRRPVVLLGGPEDESTGHVVELHFEQHPPGEQAQALPRSIPASPYYFDKTALPPSRTSIYNACGRFSLHQSASLLKQAQLVISHDTGLMHIAAAFRKEIFSVWGNTVPEFGMYPYRTEFKVLEVEGLACRPCSKIGYEKCPQGHFRCMRDIRFDLDLPPARDAR